In Helianthus annuus cultivar XRQ/B chromosome 9, HanXRQr2.0-SUNRISE, whole genome shotgun sequence, the following are encoded in one genomic region:
- the LOC110873145 gene encoding 2,3-bisphosphoglycerate-dependent phosphoglycerate mutase isoform X2: MNRLGQTDESTLIIVRHGESMWNEKNLFTGCVDVPLTKKGVEEAIEAGKRLSTMPLDIVYTSALVRSQMTAMLTLTQHCCQKVPIIIHKENEEAEIWSQIYSEDTKNQSIPVVKAWQLNERMYGDLQGLNKQETAEVFGKEQVLRWRRTYEVRPPNGESLEMCLQRAVTYFKENIEPQLMAGKHVMVVAHANSLRSIIMYLDNLSPQEVINLELSTGVPMLYIYKDGKFIRRGSPPGTKEAGVYAYTWNLALYKDLMLQRMLTKL; encoded by the exons ATGAACCGTTTAGGACAA ACAGATGAATCAACTTTGATTATAGTTCGCCACGGAGAATCAATGTGGAATGAAAAGAATCTGTTTACTGGTTGTGTTGATGTGCCCCTGACAAAAAAAGGTGTGGAAGAAGCAATAGAAGCCGGCAAGAGACTCAGTACCATGCCACTTGACATTGTGTACACGTCAGCATTGGTTCGTTCTCAAATGACAGCGATGCTTACCCTTACCCAACACTGCTGCCAGAAG GTTCCTATAATCATTCACAAAGAGAATGAAGAAGCCGAGATTTGGAGTCAAATCTACAGTGAAGACACCAAAAATCAGTCTATTCCGGTTGTTAAAGCATggcaattaaatgagagaat GTATGGTGACCTTCAAGGTCTTAACAAGCAAGAAACTGCTGAAGTATTTGGTAAAGAGCAAGTTTTAAGGTGGCGTAGAACTTATGAAGTTCGCCCCCCGAATGGTGAAAGCTTAGAAATGTGCTTGCAAAGAGCCGTTACCTACTTTAAAGAAAAT ATAGAACCGCAACTTATGGCGGGAAAGCATGTGATGGTCGTTGCACATGCGAATTCCCTGAGGTCTATTATCATGTATCTTGATAATCTAAGTCCTCAAGAG GTAATCAACTTGGAGCTATCTACTGGGGTGCCGATGTTATACATATATAAAGACGGAAAATTCATCAGAAGGGGAAGTCCTCCAGGAACAAAGGAGGCTGGTGTTTATGCTTATACTTGG AATTTGGCCCTTTATAAGGATCTGATGCTGCAAAGAATGTTGACCAAGTTATAA
- the LOC110873145 gene encoding 2,3-bisphosphoglycerate-dependent phosphoglycerate mutase isoform X1, producing the protein MALTASQLATGANCLQTNVDNLGFNATSRKRYWSLLLKRDGFRKLLPRTNWQLQISMTGTANHCSALCDTLTSSTPTDSYEPFRTNESTLIIVRHGESMWNEKNLFTGCVDVPLTKKGVEEAIEAGKRLSTMPLDIVYTSALVRSQMTAMLTLTQHCCQKVPIIIHKENEEAEIWSQIYSEDTKNQSIPVVKAWQLNERMYGDLQGLNKQETAEVFGKEQVLRWRRTYEVRPPNGESLEMCLQRAVTYFKENIEPQLMAGKHVMVVAHANSLRSIIMYLDNLSPQEVINLELSTGVPMLYIYKDGKFIRRGSPPGTKEAGVYAYTWNLALYKDLMLQRMLTKL; encoded by the exons ATGGCTTTGACTGCTAGTCAATTAGCAACAGGGGCCAACTGTCTGCAAACAAATGTTGATAATTTGGGTTTTAATGCAACATCAAGAAAACGTTATTGGAGTTTACTGCTTAAGCGTGATGGATTTCGTAAGCTATTACCGAGAACCAACTGGCAACTGCAAATAAGTATGACCGGAACGGCTAATCATTGTTCTGCACTTTGTGATACACTCACATCGTCTACACCGACCGACAGTTATGAACCGTTTAGGACAA ATGAATCAACTTTGATTATAGTTCGCCACGGAGAATCAATGTGGAATGAAAAGAATCTGTTTACTGGTTGTGTTGATGTGCCCCTGACAAAAAAAGGTGTGGAAGAAGCAATAGAAGCCGGCAAGAGACTCAGTACCATGCCACTTGACATTGTGTACACGTCAGCATTGGTTCGTTCTCAAATGACAGCGATGCTTACCCTTACCCAACACTGCTGCCAGAAG GTTCCTATAATCATTCACAAAGAGAATGAAGAAGCCGAGATTTGGAGTCAAATCTACAGTGAAGACACCAAAAATCAGTCTATTCCGGTTGTTAAAGCATggcaattaaatgagagaat GTATGGTGACCTTCAAGGTCTTAACAAGCAAGAAACTGCTGAAGTATTTGGTAAAGAGCAAGTTTTAAGGTGGCGTAGAACTTATGAAGTTCGCCCCCCGAATGGTGAAAGCTTAGAAATGTGCTTGCAAAGAGCCGTTACCTACTTTAAAGAAAAT ATAGAACCGCAACTTATGGCGGGAAAGCATGTGATGGTCGTTGCACATGCGAATTCCCTGAGGTCTATTATCATGTATCTTGATAATCTAAGTCCTCAAGAG GTAATCAACTTGGAGCTATCTACTGGGGTGCCGATGTTATACATATATAAAGACGGAAAATTCATCAGAAGGGGAAGTCCTCCAGGAACAAAGGAGGCTGGTGTTTATGCTTATACTTGG AATTTGGCCCTTTATAAGGATCTGATGCTGCAAAGAATGTTGACCAAGTTATAA